The Streptomyces sp. NBC_00569 genomic sequence GCGCGCTCACCGACGGGGACGTGTCCTCGCGCGTCCTCGTCGAGAAGGCCCTGGAGCGCATCGAGGCGACGCAGCCTGTCCTGAACGCGTTCCGCACGGTCCGCGGGGAGGCCGCCCTCGCCGAGGCGGACGCCGCGGACCGCGAACGCGCGGCGGGCGGACACCGGCCGCTGCTCGGGGTGCCACTGGCCGTGAAGGACGACATGGATGTGGCGGGCGAGCCGACCGCGTTCGGCTGCCCCGGCGACTTCCCGCCGAAGACCGAGGACGCTGAGGCCGTACGCCGGCTGCGCGCGGCGGGCGCGATCGTCATCGGCAAGACGAACACGTGCGAGCTGGGGCAGTGGCCGTTCACCGAGGGGCCCGCGTTCGGCGACACCCGCAACCCGTGGAATCGCGGGCACACGCCCGGCGGCTCGTCGGGCGGCTCGGCGGCGGCCGTCGCCGCGGGGATCGTGCCGGCCGCGCTCGGCTCGGACGGAGCGGGCAGTGTCCGGATACCCGCCGCGTGGACGCACCTCGTCGGCATCAAGCCGCAGCGCGGCAGGATCTCCACATGGCCCTGGGCGGAGTCCTTCCACGGGATCACCGTGAACGGCACGCTCGGCAGGACCGTCGGGGACGCGGCGCTGCTCCTGGACGCGGCGAGCGGTTCGCACGACGGCGACCTGCACCGTCCGCCGCGGATCGCGGCGGCGCAGGCGGCACGCGACGAGCCCGGCAAGCTGCGCGTCGCGCTCTCCTTGCGCATGCCGTTCACCGCGACTCCCAAGCGCCTGGACCCTGTTGTGCGGGCCCGGGTCGTCGCGCTCGCGGAGCGCCTCGCCTCTCTGGGGCACGACGTGGAGGAGGCCGACCCGCGCTACGGGCAGATCGGCCTCGCGTTCGTGCCGCGCGCCACGGCAGGCGTCGCGGACCTGTTGCGCGACGTTCCCGACCCCGCGCTGCTCGACGCGCGGACCCGGGAGTCCGCCCGCATGGGGCGGGTCCTCGGCGGTGCTCCGCTGCGGCTCGCGCGGCGCGCCGAGGCCTCGCTCCAGCGCCGGGTCGGCGCGGTCTTCGACACGTACGACGTGGTCCTCGCGCCGACGACGGCCACTCCCCCTCCCCGTATCGGCGCGATGGCGTCACTCAACGGCTGGCGCACCGACCGGGCGATGATCGCGGCGTGTCCGTACGCGTGGCCGTGGAACGTCCTCGGCTGGCCCGGCGTGAACGTACCCGCGGGCTTCACCGGCGACGGGCTCCCCGTCGGCGCGCAACTGCTCGGCCCGGCGAACAGCGAGCCGCAGCTCATCTCGCTGGCGGCCCAACTCGAAGCGGATCAGCGGTGGTTCGAGAAGTGGCCCGAGAACCACCAGGCGCCGCGCAGCGGCCCGTAGAGCGGCGCGCGGGCACAGACTACGTATGCGTCGTACGGCTCGGGCGGATATATGGGTCTTCATGCGCCGAGCCTGTGTCCCACCGGCCGGGCCCGCTCGACGGGTTGGGCCAGTCAGGCAATAACGTGACCCGGGTGACTGCCTTCATCGATGACCCGCATGCCCACGAGCACCCCGGCCGCGCCGGCGCCACCGCCACGGTCGAGGCCGCGCCGCGCGAGGTGGGCCGGGTGCGCACCGAGTACGCGCCCGCCCATGACGGCGACCCCGATCCTGGTGAGATCGTCTGGACGTGGGTGCCGTTCGAGGAGAACGACGGCCGCGGCAAGGACCGCCCTGTGCTCGTCGTCGCCCGGGAGGACGCCGGCACGCTGCTCGCCGTACAGCTGTCGAGCAAGCGGCACGACCACGACAGGGAGTGGGTGCCGATCGGCAGCGGGCCGTGGGACGCCGCGGGCCGCGACTCGTGGGTGGCGATCGACCGGGTCCTGCGGGTCCATGAGCGGGGCATGCGGCGCGAGGCCTGCGCCCTGGACCGAATGCGGTTCAACCTCGTGGTGCTGCGCCTCAGGGAGCGGTACGGCTGGCGCTGACCGCCGGCAGCACCGCGAAGGCCCGTTCGAAGGCCGTCCTGGTCCGCGCGTTCGGCGTGCGGTCCAGGACGCCGAACACGATGTGGTCGAAGCGGCCCGCGAACCGGCCGCCCTCGCCGAGGAGCGCCCGGAACGCGGCGGCGACCTGAGCCGGGTCGTTCTGGAAGACCCCGCAGCCCCAGGCGCCGAGCACGAGGCGCCGGTAGCCGTGGGCCACGGCCGTCTCCAGGACCCGCTCCGCCCTTGACGCGAGGGCACCCGCGATCTCGTCCGCCCGCTCCGGGGTGCGGCGGCGGATGACGCCCGCGTTCGGCGCGGGTGAGGTGAGGAAGCCCGCGGTGTACGGCTCGTCGAGCAGCCGTCCGCGATCGTCGCGGAAGACGGGGACGCCCGGCGAGTGGATGACCTGGTCCGTGTAGAAGGCGTCGCGGTTCTCGCGGTGGTGGTCGTAGAAGTCGCGGGCCCGCAGCAGGCACGTGTACAGGGCCGACGCCCGGCACACGGCTTCCTCCTGGGCCTGCGCGCCGTTGAGATAGCCGCCGCCGGGGTTGCGGGCCGAGGCGAAGTTCAGGACGGCGACGAGGTCCTGCCCGGCGGTGACCAGACGGTGCGCGGCCTCCAGGCTGGACTCGCCGGTGACTTCGACGGCCGTCTTCGCGGGCCGGCCCGGCTCGGGCACCTCGACCGGAGCCGGTCCGTACGTCCGTGTCGCGTCCCGCGCGGCCGCCACCGCCGCAGCGATCGGCACGATCGCGCCACCGGGCGCCGTGTACCGCCCCGCCGCGACGATCTCCTCCGTCTGCTGCGCGATCCCCCGCAGCCGGGCGCTCACGCCCGCTCCCCCGTGGTCGTTCTCATGAACGCATGATGTGCGCCGGGCGACACCGCGAGCAACAGATTTTCCCTCTCGGAGGGGCACTCTTGTGCGATTCGCCGTGAGGGTTTTGGGTGGTACGAGCACTGCCCCGGCCCGGCCCATCCCCGTCGAGTCGACGGCTTGGCCCCCACCAGGGACTATGAAGGCGTACGGATCAGGAGGATCCTGAACATGCCCGAAGGAGACTGTACGGAGCTCGGCACGGCGGCCCTGGTCACCGAGCCCGAGGTGGAGGCGCTGGTCCGCGGGATCTGCTTCAAGACCGGACCGCCTCGCACTGTGGGTGTCGAAGTGGAATGGCTCGTCCACGAGCCGCGCAGGCCGCGACTCCCCCTTCCACCCGAACGGCTCGACGCGGCGTACGCCGCACTGGGCGCCCTGCCCCTCAGCTCGGCGCTCACCGTCGAACCCGGCG encodes the following:
- a CDS encoding amidase, whose protein sequence is MASDRAAGLAATARALTDGDVSSRVLVEKALERIEATQPVLNAFRTVRGEAALAEADAADRERAAGGHRPLLGVPLAVKDDMDVAGEPTAFGCPGDFPPKTEDAEAVRRLRAAGAIVIGKTNTCELGQWPFTEGPAFGDTRNPWNRGHTPGGSSGGSAAAVAAGIVPAALGSDGAGSVRIPAAWTHLVGIKPQRGRISTWPWAESFHGITVNGTLGRTVGDAALLLDAASGSHDGDLHRPPRIAAAQAARDEPGKLRVALSLRMPFTATPKRLDPVVRARVVALAERLASLGHDVEEADPRYGQIGLAFVPRATAGVADLLRDVPDPALLDARTRESARMGRVLGGAPLRLARRAEASLQRRVGAVFDTYDVVLAPTTATPPPRIGAMASLNGWRTDRAMIAACPYAWPWNVLGWPGVNVPAGFTGDGLPVGAQLLGPANSEPQLISLAAQLEADQRWFEKWPENHQAPRSGP
- a CDS encoding type II toxin-antitoxin system PemK/MazF family toxin; its protein translation is MTAFIDDPHAHEHPGRAGATATVEAAPREVGRVRTEYAPAHDGDPDPGEIVWTWVPFEENDGRGKDRPVLVVAREDAGTLLAVQLSSKRHDHDREWVPIGSGPWDAAGRDSWVAIDRVLRVHERGMRREACALDRMRFNLVVLRLRERYGWR
- a CDS encoding TIGR02452 family protein, which produces MSARLRGIAQQTEEIVAAGRYTAPGGAIVPIAAAVAAARDATRTYGPAPVEVPEPGRPAKTAVEVTGESSLEAAHRLVTAGQDLVAVLNFASARNPGGGYLNGAQAQEEAVCRASALYTCLLRARDFYDHHRENRDAFYTDQVIHSPGVPVFRDDRGRLLDEPYTAGFLTSPAPNAGVIRRRTPERADEIAGALASRAERVLETAVAHGYRRLVLGAWGCGVFQNDPAQVAAAFRALLGEGGRFAGRFDHIVFGVLDRTPNARTRTAFERAFAVLPAVSASRTAP